The genomic region GACTAATCCTTCAATTGTCATCGAAGTGTCATCAAAAGATTTTATATTACCGTTAATTTTAAGATTCATGGATGTGGCTTTATTCATCAAACATTGAATTTTTAAACAAATTTAGAGTCGTAATTCTATGGAACACAATTCCATAGAATTAAATACAATCCCAAAAGGAAAAAGCTATATGCAAAATTATAATACAGATTCGCTGAATACATTGCCTCAGAACAAAGACGAGGCAGATCATTTAAGCCCATTAGAAAAGAAAACTGCGCCGATTGAATTAACTATCGATGAGAAGCTTCGTCGTAAACGTTGGCTCGAATCAATATCAGATTGCGTTTAAGCAAGCTTGCGTTGGAAAAGTTTTAAAGCTAAGTCGTAACCTAAAAGTGCCAACTCAGGATCGTAGCGCTCTCCTTCGTCTCGCATAAAGGCATGTTGTCCATTAAATTCATGCCACGTAAATACTAATTTAGCATCAAGCATTTTTTCATAAACGGCTTTACGGCCTTGTTCTGGAATATGGTTGTCTTGTTTACCCCAAATCATAAGAAGCTCGCCCTTGATGTCTTTTAAGCGATCCATGGAATGCTGATTAGGTTTATTTGGAATCACATGAGTATGCAAGTCTGTTGCATAAAAACATGCCGTTGCTTCAATTTCTGGCTGAAGTGCCGCTCTAAAAGCTAAGTGCCCGCCAATACAAAAACCCATAGCTCCAATGGAACCTGCAAACCAGGGTTGTTTTTTGATCCATGCAATCATCGCTTGATTGTCTGCGTCATAACCTTCAACGTCTTTTGCTGATTTGTCCGCATTACCCTTGTCTCGTCCTGCATCGTCATAAGCTAACACCGTGCCAATCGGATTTAACTCATGAAAAACTTCAGGCACCAAAACGGTGAATCCATGGCCTGCAATGATTTTAGCTGCCCGTTCAATCGGACCTGTTTGCTGAAAAATTTCTGAATAAAAGAGAATTGCGGGGGTCTTTTTATGTGTGACAGGTTTATGCACATAAGTACGCATAATGCCTGAAGGGGTATTTAAATCAACGAATTCTGATTGAATTAACATGCTTCATCCTAATAAATAAGGGGTTTGTAGAAAGACGAAAGCCCTTATTTTACTTGATTCGAAGCGAGTTTAAAGTGAATTTTAGTACTCTGAACTTCGACCTGTAGAGTAATTTAAAGGAGCATCATTTTGCCACTCACCACAATCGACGCACTGATGATCTTCCATAGTCGGGCAATATTGCAAATGAATTGCCTTGCACTTAAAACAGCTCGAAGCTTTCTGATGGCGGTCATGAATCTCCGCAGATACTTTGTCACTTCCAAGACCATACTTATTATCCATAAGACTCTCCCTTAAAAAATCAAATGGTGATGAACCTTTAATGTACGCCTCGTTTTTATGAAGCGCAAGTAGCTATTTTAGCTTTTGTATCTGACATTTTTGATAGATTAAAACATCGCCCTCTTTAATGAAGGTCTCGGGATCATTGATCTCTAATGTGGTCGACTCATTGGTATAAGTATTTTTTAAAGCGTCTACTTGTTTTAAGCCAAATTCACGATTCGGGAAAATAATCCACATCTCTTTACCGCCCTCAAGTGCTTTTAAATAAAACTTCTTATTTTTTTCGCACTGATACAAAGAAGCGCCTTGGGGAGCAGTTGAAAGTTCACGATACTCACCACTAAGCGAAGGCAAATTTACCTCAGGTATCTTTATGCTTCCGCAGCTTGAAAGCAAGGCTGGCAGAATTAATACCGTGAATTTTTTAAACATCTTTTTCATTGGGACTCTTTCAGTAAGGATTCGTCTAATTGACTTAGTAATATTTCAATCGCATGCGCTTCATGATCATCGTGATTGAGTTTCGCTAACTTTAACAAATAAAGTTGTGCTTGTGCATGACGTGGATTTTTTTTAATCACATCACTCAATTGTTTTTTGGCAATCTCAAAATCTTTTAATTCAAAATGTGCTATCGCATTACTAAAAATCGCTTCGCTCGATTGTGGCTCGCTTTTAAGCCAATCTGCTGTAATAGTTTTTAATCGTTCCCATTGACCTTC from Candidatus Methylopumilus universalis harbors:
- a CDS encoding dienelactone hydrolase family protein, with the translated sequence MLIQSEFVDLNTPSGIMRTYVHKPVTHKKTPAILFYSEIFQQTGPIERAAKIIAGHGFTVLVPEVFHELNPIGTVLAYDDAGRDKGNADKSAKDVEGYDADNQAMIAWIKKQPWFAGSIGAMGFCIGGHLAFRAALQPEIEATACFYATDLHTHVIPNKPNQHSMDRLKDIKGELLMIWGKQDNHIPEQGRKAVYEKMLDAKLVFTWHEFNGQHAFMRDEGERYDPELALLGYDLALKLFQRKLA